A window of the Thalassospira indica genome harbors these coding sequences:
- a CDS encoding Panacea domain-containing protein, with the protein MTIGHSMKNKPVLNTVFDAAFRFIDLALNDNEYLQPQKLHRLLYLAQAYYGANYHGNMLMPAIFVAEEFGPVEPNLYAVMEESRPDVRLKSVDPKTIHFLESIWAQFGHHTVEHLSVTVRNHPPFTKAYKEGIGTIIPFDELVEFYASVRKTATTPEAKEVVRPRVMRSHKGKPVATTDWLPRKIK; encoded by the coding sequence ATGACCATCGGGCACAGCATGAAGAACAAGCCGGTTCTTAATACGGTATTTGATGCCGCATTCAGGTTCATTGACCTCGCACTCAATGACAACGAATATCTGCAGCCGCAAAAACTGCATCGTTTGTTGTATCTGGCGCAGGCCTATTACGGCGCAAACTATCACGGCAACATGTTGATGCCCGCCATCTTTGTCGCCGAGGAATTCGGCCCGGTCGAACCCAACCTTTATGCCGTGATGGAAGAATCCCGGCCTGATGTGCGGCTGAAATCGGTTGATCCGAAAACCATCCATTTTCTTGAAAGCATCTGGGCGCAGTTTGGTCATCACACGGTCGAACATCTCAGTGTTACCGTGCGAAATCATCCGCCCTTTACCAAGGCCTACAAGGAAGGGATCGGAACGATCATTCCGTTCGACGAACTGGTTGAATTTTATGCCTCGGTCCGCAAAACCGCGACCACGCCCGAGGCCAAGGAAGTCGTGCGCCCGCGCGTCATGCGCTCCCACAAAGGCAAACCGGTTGCGACCACCGACTGGTTGCCGCGCAAGATCAAGTAA
- a CDS encoding ABC transporter ATP-binding protein — translation MRCTEHAPDMAQNNPTRFDIALRAARVAFNSVDIFHDLDLTLQAGSFTCLLGPSGVGKSTLLRYFSGLVEGDVSGTITCSDNIALTGRVAYMAQQDLLLPWRSVLENVVLGAVLRHEKPDYEKASHLLTEVGLRDAANLRPAELSGGMKQRAALARTLMEDRPVVLMDEPFSALDPLNRLRLQELAARVLRGKTVLLVTHDPLEALRLGDRVHVLTGSPARLQDAITPKGQSPRNIADPEILAQQAELLGQLGAERSEGAA, via the coding sequence ATGCGCTGCACAGAACACGCGCCCGACATGGCGCAAAACAATCCAACCAGATTTGATATTGCGCTCCGTGCGGCCCGCGTGGCTTTCAACAGCGTCGATATTTTCCATGATCTAGACCTGACCTTGCAGGCGGGCAGCTTTACCTGCCTGCTCGGTCCAAGTGGTGTCGGCAAAAGCACGCTTTTGCGCTATTTCTCAGGCCTCGTCGAAGGCGATGTTAGCGGGACCATCACCTGTTCGGACAATATCGCGCTTACGGGTCGAGTTGCCTATATGGCACAGCAGGACCTGCTCTTGCCATGGCGCAGTGTTCTTGAAAATGTCGTACTCGGTGCTGTTTTACGCCACGAAAAACCCGATTATGAGAAAGCCTCACATTTACTGACCGAAGTCGGATTGCGTGATGCGGCAAACCTGCGCCCGGCTGAACTGTCTGGTGGCATGAAACAGCGCGCAGCCCTTGCCCGCACATTGATGGAAGATCGCCCGGTCGTTTTGATGGACGAGCCGTTCTCGGCGCTTGATCCGCTCAATCGTCTGCGTTTGCAGGAACTGGCCGCACGGGTGCTGCGGGGCAAGACGGTGTTGCTTGTGACCCACGACCCGCTTGAGGCATTGCGCCTTGGCGATCGGGTTCATGTCCTGACAGGCAGCCCGGCACGCTTGCAAGACGCCATCACGCCCAAGGGCCAAAGCCCGCGCAACATTGCCGATCCCGAGATCCTGGCACAGCAGGCCGAACTGCTCGGCCAACTCGGTGCCGAGCGGTCGGAGGGCGCGGCATGA
- a CDS encoding ABC transporter permease: MSMQNNPHTNKKALSEQRWLILARPLIIIIALIATWQLLVIVTGAPKYMLPPPADVWHTLIARHAVLLDHAKYTIAETVIGLFAGAALGTLAAIPMALFSPVRFWLMPILLVSQAIPFFALAPLLVLWLGFGLASKIAMAALIIFFPVTVAFFDGLSRTETGWLDLARTMGASRWRLLTHIRLPAALPAFASGFRVATAVAPIGAVIGEWVGSSHGLGYLMLHANARVQIDMVFACLLILCAFSITQYFIVDRILRAALPWQPDSLKPAQ; encoded by the coding sequence ATGAGCATGCAAAACAATCCTCATACAAATAAAAAAGCACTGTCGGAGCAACGCTGGCTGATCCTTGCGCGGCCGCTGATTATTATCATTGCGCTGATTGCCACTTGGCAATTGTTGGTGATTGTGACCGGTGCGCCGAAATACATGCTGCCACCACCAGCCGATGTTTGGCACACGCTGATCGCACGTCATGCCGTCCTGCTGGATCATGCGAAATACACCATTGCCGAAACCGTGATCGGGCTGTTTGCCGGTGCCGCCCTTGGTACGCTGGCCGCCATTCCGATGGCGCTGTTTTCGCCGGTGCGTTTCTGGTTGATGCCGATTTTGTTGGTTTCGCAGGCCATTCCGTTCTTTGCATTGGCGCCACTTCTGGTGTTGTGGCTGGGCTTTGGGCTGGCATCGAAGATCGCCATGGCGGCCCTGATCATTTTCTTCCCGGTTACCGTCGCCTTTTTCGATGGCCTGTCACGGACGGAAACCGGCTGGCTTGATCTAGCGCGTACCATGGGGGCAAGTCGTTGGCGGCTTTTGACCCATATCCGATTGCCCGCCGCCCTGCCCGCCTTTGCATCGGGCTTTCGGGTTGCCACCGCTGTCGCGCCGATCGGGGCGGTGATTGGTGAGTGGGTCGGGTCCAGTCACGGGTTGGGATATCTGATGCTGCATGCCAATGCGCGGGTTCAGATCGATATGGTTTTTGCCTGTCTGCTGATCCTGTGCGCGTTTTCGATCACGCAATATTTCATTGTCGATCGCATCCTGCGCGCGGCCCTGCCATGGCAACCCGACAGCCTTAAACCGGCTCAATAA
- a CDS encoding trans-sulfuration enzyme family protein: MSDHAKKQSPATVSAQALGWVDEATKSVTPPLYPSTTFERNTDLSYHDGRCYTRADNPTYDQACAVLNELEGGSETRLFASGMAAAVAVLHALNPGDHVVAPKVMYWALRSFMLDSGVRAGLSFDFVDNADIADWDKHIVAGKTKLVWLETPANPDWQITDIAAVAKLAKAAGAFVVVDNTVATPLLTRPIDFGADIVMHSATKYLNGHSDVLAGSLTTAKDSEFWQRVCKQHASGGAVLGVFETWLLLRGMRTLSIRVERASANAMAIAKHFENHPEIEQVQYPGLESHVGHDIAKKQMSGGFGGMLSLRVKGGEKRAVDFHNQCKLFKRATSLGGVESLIEHRSSVEGPTSPVPADLLRLSVGIEDCDDLVNDLETALRLSK, from the coding sequence ATGTCTGATCATGCAAAAAAACAGTCCCCCGCCACCGTAAGTGCACAGGCGCTTGGCTGGGTCGATGAAGCCACCAAATCCGTTACTCCGCCGCTTTATCCGTCGACCACGTTCGAACGAAACACTGATCTGAGCTATCACGACGGTCGCTGCTATACGCGTGCGGACAACCCGACCTATGATCAGGCCTGTGCAGTCCTGAACGAACTTGAAGGCGGTTCTGAAACCCGCCTGTTTGCATCGGGCATGGCGGCTGCCGTCGCGGTTTTGCATGCGCTGAACCCGGGTGACCATGTCGTCGCCCCCAAGGTGATGTATTGGGCGCTGCGCAGCTTCATGCTTGATAGTGGTGTGCGTGCCGGGCTGAGTTTTGATTTTGTCGATAACGCCGATATTGCCGATTGGGACAAGCACATTGTTGCCGGCAAGACCAAGCTGGTCTGGCTTGAAACCCCGGCCAACCCGGATTGGCAAATCACCGATATTGCCGCTGTTGCCAAACTGGCTAAGGCCGCTGGTGCCTTTGTGGTCGTTGACAACACCGTTGCCACGCCGCTTCTGACCCGTCCGATTGATTTTGGTGCCGATATCGTCATGCATTCGGCGACCAAATATCTGAACGGTCATAGTGACGTTTTGGCGGGATCCCTGACCACTGCCAAGGATAGCGAATTCTGGCAGCGTGTTTGCAAACAGCACGCATCTGGCGGTGCGGTTCTGGGCGTGTTTGAAACGTGGCTTTTGCTGCGCGGGATGCGCACCCTTTCGATCCGTGTGGAACGCGCCAGTGCCAATGCCATGGCGATTGCCAAGCATTTCGAAAACCACCCGGAAATCGAACAGGTTCAGTATCCCGGCCTTGAAAGCCATGTTGGTCATGACATTGCCAAAAAGCAGATGTCAGGTGGTTTTGGCGGGATGTTGTCGCTGCGCGTCAAGGGCGGTGAAAAGCGTGCGGTTGATTTCCATAACCAGTGCAAACTGTTTAAACGCGCGACATCGCTTGGCGGGGTTGAGAGCCTGATCGAACATCGATCCTCGGTCGAAGGCCCGACCAGCCCGGTACCGGCAGACCTTCTGCGTCTCTCGGTCGGGATCGAAGATTGTGATGACCTTGTTAACGACCTTGAAACGGCCTTGCGCTTAAGCAAATAA
- a CDS encoding NAD(P)/FAD-dependent oxidoreductase — MTNYPKITLPKECDVVVIGGGIHGSSSAYYLTKAGMKVVLLEKDTIASHQSGRAWGFVRQQGRDPVELPLMIECNKIWQGLEKELNADLEWRQGGVLFVARDDKEMSEFEGWINDTKHFGIETQVLDPKGVEKLTPGITTPGVGGIYTPSDGQAEPKKAAPAIAKRASELGAVIAEGCGALSIETEAGAISSVVSEQGEIKCKYVICAAGAATHKFVAKFGRRLPQQTTRGTVIRTTPVPDISAAGTLAAGLAFRQRADGSMNIADEFMTDIDVTMGRLKFARDFMPGLFDNWATFKFHFNKRFFDDLVDRMPGSDAAKQPMIGRRTNQAEPYEVRVKNAMRNLQNVLPQIKKVGIVDTWAGDIDVTPDAVPVIDQFDNPKHFFVASGFSGHGFAMGPVVGKVLADWITTGQPSITLKGMELGRFEDGTRRTPRTRV, encoded by the coding sequence ATGACGAATTATCCGAAAATCACCCTGCCAAAGGAATGCGACGTCGTTGTCATCGGCGGCGGCATTCACGGGTCATCAAGCGCCTATTACCTGACCAAGGCCGGCATGAAAGTCGTGCTTCTGGAAAAGGATACCATCGCGTCACACCAGTCCGGTCGTGCCTGGGGCTTTGTCCGCCAACAGGGGCGTGACCCGGTAGAACTGCCATTGATGATCGAATGTAACAAGATCTGGCAAGGTCTTGAAAAGGAACTGAATGCCGATCTGGAATGGCGCCAGGGCGGGGTGCTGTTTGTCGCCCGCGATGACAAGGAAATGTCGGAATTCGAGGGCTGGATTAACGACACCAAACACTTTGGCATCGAAACCCAGGTCCTTGACCCCAAGGGGGTCGAAAAACTGACACCGGGGATCACAACACCGGGTGTTGGCGGGATCTACACGCCCTCAGACGGGCAGGCCGAACCGAAAAAGGCCGCCCCGGCAATTGCCAAGCGCGCCAGTGAATTGGGTGCTGTGATTGCCGAGGGCTGCGGCGCGCTTTCGATTGAAACAGAGGCCGGCGCGATCAGTTCGGTGGTATCCGAGCAGGGCGAAATCAAATGCAAATACGTCATCTGTGCGGCCGGGGCTGCGACGCATAAATTCGTTGCCAAGTTCGGGCGGCGTTTACCACAACAAACCACGCGCGGGACCGTGATCCGCACCACACCGGTACCCGATATTTCTGCCGCGGGCACGCTGGCGGCCGGTCTGGCGTTTCGTCAACGCGCTGACGGGTCGATGAACATCGCTGATGAATTCATGACCGACATTGATGTCACCATGGGGCGTCTTAAATTCGCGCGCGATTTTATGCCGGGCTTGTTTGATAACTGGGCGACCTTCAAGTTCCACTTTAACAAGCGGTTCTTCGATGATCTGGTCGATCGCATGCCGGGCTCGGATGCTGCCAAACAACCGATGATCGGTCGACGCACCAATCAGGCGGAACCCTATGAGGTGCGCGTCAAAAATGCGATGCGCAACCTGCAAAACGTCCTGCCTCAGATCAAGAAGGTTGGCATTGTCGATACATGGGCGGGCGATATTGATGTCACCCCTGACGCGGTGCCGGTGATTGATCAATTCGACAACCCCAAACACTTCTTCGTCGCATCAGGTTTTTCTGGCCACGGCTTTGCCATGGGGCCGGTGGTGGGCAAGGTGCTGGCCGACTGGATCACCACCGGACAGCCATCCATCACGCTAAAGGGGATGGAACTTGGCCGGTTCGAGGACGGCACGCGTCGCACCCCGCGCACACGGGTCTGA
- a CDS encoding ChaN family lipoprotein, with protein MPKSMPIQIAVRSWTRAVKRSVGISVVALASTILPVAPTVAHDSNTPQGSLTDVNALPPAPGLIFDVVAGEYIMFDTLVERLSGRKYILIGEKHDNPIHHHHQAQLVNALSKSDERERAIVWEMFTRDQQASLEDSWQTLPVSELGPAMAWEDRGWPSWHDYAPIAQAARDNGLMMVAGNLPDDLLKPMISNGNDALPDDLAAKLDLPDMPTEILDRFNVEIAEGHCNMLPKSMLGGFSAVQFARDASLARAMSDAANIDGIDGAFLIAGAMHVRHSIATPWHLQRYEPDLEARDIAVVSLIEADDPGPDASSIEDYAMRFGAPDDIDFMWFTNDIARGDPCQNLGMGQ; from the coding sequence ATGCCCAAGTCGATGCCGATCCAAATCGCAGTCAGATCATGGACACGTGCTGTTAAACGCAGTGTCGGTATCTCTGTGGTTGCGCTGGCATCGACTATCCTTCCCGTCGCCCCGACGGTTGCGCATGATAGCAATACCCCCCAGGGCAGTCTGACCGACGTCAATGCCCTGCCCCCGGCGCCGGGTTTGATTTTTGACGTGGTGGCTGGCGAATACATCATGTTTGATACGCTGGTGGAACGGCTATCAGGTCGCAAATATATCCTGATTGGTGAAAAGCACGACAATCCCATCCACCATCACCATCAGGCACAGCTGGTCAATGCACTCAGCAAGTCGGATGAGCGTGAACGTGCAATTGTCTGGGAAATGTTTACCCGTGATCAACAGGCATCGCTTGAAGACAGCTGGCAGACGCTTCCGGTTTCGGAACTCGGCCCGGCGATGGCGTGGGAAGATCGCGGTTGGCCGTCATGGCATGACTATGCGCCGATTGCGCAGGCTGCACGCGACAACGGCTTGATGATGGTGGCGGGTAATCTGCCTGATGATCTGCTTAAACCCATGATCAGCAATGGCAACGATGCCCTGCCCGATGATCTGGCTGCCAAGCTTGATTTGCCAGATATGCCGACAGAAATACTTGATCGCTTCAATGTCGAAATCGCCGAGGGGCATTGCAATATGCTGCCCAAAAGCATGCTGGGTGGTTTTTCAGCCGTTCAGTTTGCCCGCGATGCGTCGCTTGCGCGCGCGATGAGCGATGCGGCAAATATTGACGGCATTGATGGTGCCTTCCTGATTGCGGGTGCCATGCATGTCCGCCACAGCATTGCCACCCCCTGGCATTTGCAGCGCTATGAACCGGATCTTGAGGCGCGCGATATCGCAGTCGTCAGCCTGATCGAGGCCGATGATCCCGGCCCGGACGCGTCAAGCATCGAGGATTACGCCATGCGGTTTGGTGCGCCCGACGATATCGATTTCATGTGGTTTACCAATGACATCGCGCGTGGCGATCCGTGCCAGAACCTCGGAATGGGGCAATAA
- a CDS encoding MBL fold metallo-hydrolase, which translates to MQQQTKPAHHTESGFENRHPLPDPVKRSFWHFLKRRYFGDNNWPKAKHQVGKIPTETPDHDAIHNPDPKRLQVTWVGHATVLVQYGGLNILTDPVFSDRASPFKRVGPKRYTRPGLAIDQLPKLDLVLLSHNHYDHFDLASLTQLGNAPCYVLPLKNGALLEKAGIKADRYTELDWDESHHHDDLKITHVPSNHWSSRTTKDRKEMLWGGYILEFGDGYRFYFVGDTGWNETLFTEMGAIHGGIDFGLIPIGAYDPRDFMRNSHCNPEEAIQIMQKMGVKQALAIHWGTFVLTAEPVDEPPVRLASACKDAGVAHSDFIAPPIGATRFFDGKSTASSTTSRKVEHTASGS; encoded by the coding sequence GTGCAGCAGCAAACAAAACCAGCCCACCACACAGAAAGCGGTTTCGAAAACCGCCACCCCCTGCCTGATCCGGTCAAACGGTCGTTCTGGCATTTCTTAAAGCGGCGCTATTTCGGTGACAATAACTGGCCGAAGGCCAAACATCAGGTCGGTAAAATCCCCACCGAAACACCTGATCATGACGCCATCCACAACCCGGATCCAAAACGCCTGCAAGTCACTTGGGTCGGCCATGCCACGGTGCTGGTGCAATATGGCGGTCTCAATATCCTGACCGATCCGGTGTTTTCCGACCGCGCATCGCCGTTCAAACGTGTTGGACCAAAACGCTATACCCGACCGGGCCTTGCCATCGATCAGTTGCCCAAGCTTGATCTGGTGTTGCTGTCACATAATCACTATGACCATTTCGACCTAGCCAGCCTGACGCAGCTTGGCAACGCGCCGTGCTATGTCTTGCCGCTGAAGAATGGTGCACTTCTGGAAAAGGCCGGCATTAAGGCGGATCGGTATACCGAACTGGATTGGGATGAAAGCCATCATCACGATGATCTGAAAATCACCCATGTGCCGTCCAATCACTGGTCAAGCCGAACCACCAAGGACCGCAAGGAAATGCTTTGGGGTGGCTATATCCTTGAGTTCGGCGATGGCTATCGGTTCTATTTTGTTGGCGACACCGGCTGGAACGAAACACTGTTTACCGAAATGGGCGCGATCCATGGCGGGATTGATTTTGGCCTGATCCCCATCGGGGCCTATGACCCGCGCGACTTTATGCGCAATTCGCACTGCAATCCCGAAGAAGCCATTCAGATCATGCAGAAAATGGGCGTCAAACAGGCGCTTGCCATTCATTGGGGCACATTTGTTCTGACCGCCGAACCGGTTGATGAACCGCCCGTCCGACTGGCGTCTGCCTGCAAGGATGCCGGAGTTGCGCATAGCGATTTCATTGCCCCACCTATTGGTGCGACCCGGTTCTTTGATGGCAAAAGCACTGCGTCATCGACAACCTCGCGAAAGGTCGAGCATACGGCGTCTGGCTCATAG
- a CDS encoding adenine phosphoribosyltransferase produces MSIKSLIRTIPDYPKKGIMFRDITTLFEDPYGLSEVIDSFAAEFQDKKIDMIAGIEARGFVIGPAVAVALGVGFVTIRKQGKLPAETVGVEYELEYGTDVIEIHKDAVKPGSRVLIMDDLIATGGTALAAIDLVEKIGAEVAGCAFIIDLPDLGGAQKIRDRGIEEFHLVEFEGD; encoded by the coding sequence ATGTCGATCAAGTCGTTGATTCGTACCATTCCCGATTACCCGAAAAAGGGCATCATGTTTCGGGATATCACGACGCTGTTCGAGGACCCGTATGGTCTTAGCGAAGTGATCGACAGCTTCGCCGCTGAATTCCAGGACAAGAAGATCGACATGATCGCCGGGATCGAAGCGCGTGGCTTTGTCATCGGCCCGGCGGTTGCCGTGGCCCTTGGCGTCGGCTTTGTCACCATCCGCAAGCAGGGCAAACTCCCGGCCGAAACGGTCGGTGTCGAATATGAACTCGAATATGGCACCGACGTCATCGAAATCCATAAGGACGCCGTCAAACCGGGCAGTCGTGTTCTGATCATGGATGATCTGATTGCAACCGGTGGTACCGCCCTTGCTGCGATTGATCTGGTCGAAAAGATCGGGGCAGAGGTCGCAGGTTGCGCCTTCATCATTGATCTGCCTGATCTTGGTGGGGCGCAGAAAATCCGCGATCGCGGTATCGAAGAATTCCACTTGGTCGAATTCGAAGGCGATTAA
- a CDS encoding ABC transporter substrate-binding protein: MSRLKSMITATALGALVLGTSPTAFAADKLVILLDWFVNPDHAPLIVAKEKGFFANHNLDVELIEPSDPSAPPRLVAAGQGDVAVNYQPQLHVQAAEGLPLTRIGTLVATPLNSLIVLEDGPIKEIADLKGKKIGYSLAGFEDALLGTMLGNHGVSIDDVELINVNFSLSPSLYSGQVDAIIGGYRNFELNQMEIEGKPGKAFYVEEEGVPPYDELILTVRNDKVDDPRYARMLAALEEGVQYLINHPDDSWQAFIAAYPNLDDELNIKAWADTLPRFALRPAALDKARYARFADYMVKQGLITESPALETYATVIE; the protein is encoded by the coding sequence ATGTCACGCCTTAAATCCATGATCACCGCGACCGCACTGGGCGCACTTGTTCTTGGAACGTCTCCAACTGCCTTTGCTGCGGACAAGCTGGTCATACTTCTTGATTGGTTTGTGAACCCCGATCACGCACCGCTAATTGTTGCCAAGGAAAAAGGCTTCTTTGCCAATCATAATCTGGATGTCGAACTGATCGAACCATCCGATCCGTCCGCCCCGCCGCGCCTTGTTGCCGCTGGTCAGGGCGATGTTGCCGTGAACTATCAGCCACAGCTTCATGTTCAGGCCGCCGAAGGCCTGCCGCTGACCCGTATCGGCACACTGGTTGCCACCCCGCTTAACAGCCTGATCGTTCTTGAAGATGGCCCGATCAAGGAAATCGCCGATCTTAAGGGCAAGAAGATCGGTTATTCGCTGGCCGGTTTTGAGGATGCCCTTTTGGGCACCATGCTCGGCAATCATGGGGTTTCGATCGATGATGTCGAGCTGATCAATGTGAACTTCTCGCTCTCGCCGTCGCTTTATTCCGGCCAGGTCGATGCGATCATTGGCGGCTATCGCAATTTCGAGCTCAACCAGATGGAAATCGAAGGCAAACCGGGCAAGGCATTTTATGTCGAGGAAGAAGGCGTTCCGCCCTATGACGAACTCATCCTGACCGTGCGTAACGACAAGGTCGATGATCCGCGTTATGCCCGCATGCTGGCCGCCCTTGAAGAAGGTGTGCAGTACCTGATCAACCATCCGGATGACAGCTGGCAGGCCTTTATTGCCGCCTATCCCAACCTTGATGATGAACTCAATATCAAGGCATGGGCCGATACCCTGCCGCGCTTTGCGCTGCGTCCGGCGGCCCTTGATAAGGCGCGCTATGCCCGCTTTGCCGATTACATGGTCAAACAGGGGTTGATCACCGAAAGCCCTGCGCTTGAAACCTATGCGACCGTGATCGAATAA
- a CDS encoding methyl-accepting chemotaxis protein, whose translation MRILSAFNAMSIRKRFMWASAFGVSTTVIIALLMMTVVEEKAMDEKLHQLSENELTSLHALIVNVMAARPDDVDDIGIQVFNNWFDSRNGDYPGELWSAWGPTTMAYMEEFGEKPLKTPRDEIDIEAIETGKMIGRYTDNGTYRLSMPIVLGETKGADREVCFSCHGAMEADTGDVIAVLSSSLSVAPEQEKTNRILIGIVLGGLAIAIATIIGMRVLLSRIVTGPLSDLGNDMNALADGNTNFEINALSRQDEIGEMAKSVDVFRTNAIAKKQMEAEQKEESRRREERMQSLERHIGSFEGVIAQIVGAVSASAERMQTTARGLVDSADRASKSATTVAAASEQATVNVRTVADAADHLSESISQIGEQAQQSTQIAAEASREAAQSSETVQGLSEVANRIGEIVELISDIAGQTNLLALNATIEAARAGEAGKGFAVVAAEVKNLANQTARATNEIAEQITAIQEETGKTVSSIGDISDVISRITEMVNTISAAVGEQSDATDEIAQNVEQAAIGTQEVSSNIERVSNTVADTDQAAHLVLDVAEELGTLSNDLRAQVDQFLADIRSS comes from the coding sequence ATGCGCATCCTGTCTGCCTTCAACGCCATGAGCATTCGCAAACGCTTTATGTGGGCGTCCGCATTTGGCGTCTCTACCACTGTGATTATTGCGCTTTTGATGATGACTGTGGTCGAGGAAAAAGCCATGGATGAAAAGCTTCATCAGCTAAGTGAAAACGAGCTGACGTCGCTGCATGCGCTGATTGTCAACGTGATGGCCGCCCGCCCCGATGATGTTGATGACATCGGCATTCAGGTTTTCAACAACTGGTTTGACAGCCGCAACGGCGACTATCCCGGCGAACTCTGGTCTGCATGGGGACCGACCACCATGGCTTATATGGAAGAATTCGGCGAGAAGCCGCTTAAAACCCCGCGCGACGAGATTGATATCGAGGCCATCGAAACCGGCAAGATGATTGGCCGTTATACCGATAATGGCACCTATCGCCTGTCGATGCCGATTGTGCTGGGTGAAACCAAGGGTGCGGATCGCGAAGTCTGCTTTAGCTGCCATGGCGCGATGGAGGCCGACACTGGTGACGTCATCGCCGTTCTGTCCTCGAGCCTTTCCGTCGCACCCGAACAGGAAAAAACCAACCGTATTCTGATCGGTATTGTTCTGGGTGGTCTGGCGATCGCAATTGCCACCATCATCGGTATGCGGGTGCTGCTGTCGCGCATTGTTACCGGCCCGCTTTCTGATCTGGGCAACGATATGAACGCGCTGGCTGATGGCAACACCAACTTTGAAATCAACGCCCTGTCGCGCCAGGATGAAATCGGCGAAATGGCGAAATCGGTTGATGTTTTCCGCACCAATGCGATTGCCAAAAAACAGATGGAAGCCGAACAGAAAGAAGAATCCAGACGCCGCGAAGAACGCATGCAAAGCCTTGAACGCCATATCGGCAGTTTCGAAGGCGTGATTGCGCAAATCGTCGGTGCGGTCTCGGCCTCGGCCGAACGCATGCAGACAACGGCACGCGGTCTTGTCGATTCAGCCGACCGGGCCAGCAAAAGCGCAACCACGGTTGCCGCCGCATCCGAACAGGCCACGGTGAATGTCCGTACTGTGGCCGATGCCGCCGACCATCTGTCTGAATCCATTTCCCAGATCGGTGAACAGGCACAGCAATCAACCCAGATTGCCGCCGAGGCATCGCGCGAAGCCGCCCAGTCGTCCGAAACCGTTCAGGGCCTCTCGGAAGTCGCCAACCGCATTGGTGAAATTGTTGAGCTGATAAGTGACATTGCAGGTCAGACCAACCTTCTGGCGCTCAATGCCACCATCGAGGCAGCCCGCGCAGGCGAAGCTGGCAAAGGTTTTGCCGTGGTCGCGGCAGAGGTCAAAAACCTTGCCAACCAGACGGCCCGCGCAACCAACGAAATTGCCGAACAGATCACAGCCATTCAGGAAGAAACTGGCAAAACGGTAAGCTCGATCGGGGATATCTCGGATGTGATCAGCCGCATTACTGAAATGGTCAACACCATCTCGGCCGCAGTTGGCGAACAATCCGATGCCACCGACGAGATCGCGCAAAATGTCGAACAGGCTGCCATCGGCACCCAGGAAGTCAGCAGCAATATCGAACGGGTCAGCAACACCGTCGCCGATACCGATCAGGCTGCCCATCTGGTTCTTGATGTTGCCGAGGAACTTGGGACGCTGTCCAACGATCTGCGTGCGCAGGTCGATCAGTTCCTTGCCGACATCCGCAGCAGCTAA